Genomic window (Nilaparvata lugens isolate BPH chromosome 7, ASM1435652v1, whole genome shotgun sequence):
TACAAATGATGATTGGAATAATTATGAGAACATCATGATAAAAACTTATtctctatttcaaaataatgatcCAAAAAGTAGAAAACCAAAATCAAGTAAAGGTAGAAAATGGAAATTAGTTAAAACTATTTGGGAAGAACTTATTAATCAGAAAGGATCTGGAGTATTAGAATTTAATCATCAACCAATTGAATATAGAtatgtaaataatttaaatgaattagTTAAAAGACTTAATTATATTTCAGCTCAAGAAAATGCTGGAAATAATagttttcataatgaaaaaatgtctttagttaaatttatgaatgatagaCTTACAGAAATAATAGATACACCAAATAGTACTAAATATTTAATTAGATGTATGTCTTTATTACCTGAAAATGTTATAGGATCTGGTTTAGtcaatgatattataaataatttacctTTAGAGTTCCATTATCCAGGTGCAAATTTCTGTGGTCCAGGAACAAAACTTAAAGAAAGATTAGAAAGAGGTGATGAAGGAATTAATCCAACTGATGAATTTAGTAAGGAAcatgatatattttattcaaataatagaaCTCCAGAACAAAGATGGATAGCTGATAAAAAATTAGAAGATCAAGCTTTAAAtcgtttattttcaaaagatgctACTTTAAATGAAAGAGCTATGGATTTAGTTATTGCTCCTACAATGTGGGCTAAAAGAAAATTAGGATTTGGTTTAAATAGTTCATCATTAATCTAAAaagcaaaatattcatcataatctGAGTCTTCATGATCAAAatcgaatgaataaaaaatttctaaatatattaaatattcatctataatttcatcttttaaattatcaaatatgaaatttgattatttggttttaaatatattaaaaatttgacCCCAATCTATATAATCTTGAAATTCTActaaaaatgtttcatttaaAGTATCTCTattagatataaaaattttcttatcatatttattatatcttTCTAAAATAGTCAGTTTCACATAATATCTAAATTCTTGTGATACAtcataatatttcattaaagattCAATAtctaaatgtttgaaaattgatttcataatggGATATAGAAATATTGAATCCATTATTTATAGGtaaaaaattttatatatttttataacccCATGGTaaagtattaattttattttctaacAAATCTTTTCTCATCTTTTGAATTTAATgctaatttattcaaactaattgTATACAATTCATGATTATAACTTCTTATACAATTCATTTCTCTATATTcatctttattttcaaataaacatttcttgaaatttcccatttttatatatttattttcatctaatttaAATCGTTATTCATTAATAAAGATTTCTTTATTCCTTTACATTTTACTTCATTTTTATCGTTTGAGAATGTATAACTATAACATTTAGATCTTAAACCACAAAACTCTTCTAAAGGTATACCATTTAATTCATCCTTGAATTTTccaattacttttttatttttgtcattataacattcatgatttttatcataatcacttgtatcaaattcattgagattatttttaattatttcataaggatcttttttcatttataaaaagAAACTATCAGTATCCAtgtataataaattcaaatctggatcatattttttaattttatcataataaaattgatacattaataattttgataaatctaAATCTGAAAATCCAATATAAATTGGTTTATTAAATTTAACTTTTTGTTTATAAAAATGTGTTGCTACACAAtctttatcaaatattttaaatcctttgaaatttgattttttagaaaatttgtatGATGATTCTTCATCACCTAATTTTACTTCAATTCTGTTTCTAACATTCTCCATTGTTTTTCTAAACACtgcattattcattaatttataaaaatctttttcaaaatcacTTTTACTTTTAGTTCTCATATTAgtattaaaatcaatatattctTTCATAAAATTACTTTGTTTGAACTCTATTACTCTATTAAAACTTTTTGAAATCATACctttttctaaataatattttaaatttctaaCATGTAtgacataattttttttatcaaatagtGTTGTACATAATCTTTTATTATAATGTTCTGGTGCTAAAGGAAAATCTTTATGTTTATCATGTAATTCTTTTGGATATTCTAAATCTACTTCAAAAATATATccaatatcatcatcattttcatcataatGTTTAATTATTTCTTCCCATTCTTCTAAACTTCTTATATTTGAATCTATAAATAGTAAATCTTTATATGGTAATTTTTGTGATAAGGCCCATCCATATAAATTATTAGCATCAATATATAATAGATAATTATCTTCTTTAGTTgtatcataatttttcaaatatttattatttgcttTTGAATATCTTGTAACACATTGTGATATACCACcttttattcctttttcaaccaTTAAATACATTTGGTAATCACTAATTAAATCTAATTCTATTTTTGTAAGCTTTAACATAGAATCCCATGCTAATGATGGAGCTGTTAGATGATGAGCAggatctaatttataattatttaaacaacaatctctaaaattttcaaatatatcagctaataataatacatcttgaatattatataaatcagaataatttcctaaatctttattttttaatttattccataccattttataatgtaaataatctttatttgaaatattttcatgatttaaacaactataaaaatcattttgttttaaaattccatcatattctaatttatttaaatcATCTATAAATTCATATGGAAATATTCCTTTACCACTCAAAATATTAAAcatttgatcttcatcattattttctctttcaataattttattcaaaacttctccattattaataaaattatttatatgtttacaatcttcttttttcaatgattttgctAATTTTTCAATGGATGAAGCCATAAATCTAAATGtatcaacaaatgaaaatttaatagatTTTCTTGGTTTATTATCTTCACCAAATTCATATCCATATCctgaattaatagaataattaatatatttttcatcagtATTAGCTATAAGatctaattttttatattttttagctAATTCTTTTATGTATAAATGTGTATCATATCCACTCATATTATGACAATACACAGGAATATTTTGTGGaggttttaaatttaaattacatttttcatgtGCTGCACCTCTATATTTTCCACTAATATGACAATGATCTCTTacttttttataaaaagtttCATTATTAAAAGGTTTTTCACAAATATGGCAATTAGAAGCTTTTTGAaattctaattcttcttcttttgttaaTTTCATTGGAATCTgattttcagaattatatttGTATGCAATTTTTTTAgcaattttttctaaattttcaaataaatattctggAATCTTTTCTAATTCTTGTTCATTTTTAGCTCTAAAACATATTGgttcataaaatttattttcaattctattaactaaataaattgtaaaacaatatggaatatgtttttgaattttagttgttgaagatttatttggattatttttacaattatcaattttttgtaaaatactTTCAAAATCTAAATATATGGTAAAAGGatgttctatttttttattataatttttaaaataaacagtAGATCCTATTTTTGGCATTATAGGTTTAACTGCTTCAAAGTttttacaaatttctaaatGTTCATCTaatctaatttttgaatgaaaatgtgTTAAACATCttctacaaataatttttttatttttatgatttgataTTTGTTTACTTATTAATCTACTCATATCagttattaaacaataatgagaattctcatctttttttaaatataataaattaattcccaattcatattcataaatttcagaaatttgtaatggtataattttttcattatctGTATCAATAGTATAAACATTAATtgacatttttgaataattttgataattattaaaagttcttttttcaaaaactctaaTATCTTTTAATGATATTGGAACTTCTAATCctttaaaaatatcatcatGAATGTATTTCATATACTGTGTAGTTCTATCTGGATGATgtgatttattttcattaaaaatatcaattgcatatctaattgaataaataaaacaataattatccttatttataaaattaatacatgcttttttatcttttatttttttggtAATTCAATATGAGATCCTGCATTTAATGAATTATCTttgttaatttttaaaattaaactaTAACAGTTTTTTAATGAACATCCAGATCCTTCATTTGGTGAATATGATgtttcttttaaaataatgttttcaaattgtttatcaataaattcatttatatctAGAATATAATCAGATTTTGCTTGATATTTCCATATAAATTCTTCAATTGTATTATCTAATGATTTCTTCTCATA
Coding sequences:
- the LOC120352398 gene encoding uncharacterized protein LOC120352398 isoform X1 codes for the protein MLKLTKIELDLISDYQMYLMVEKGIKGGISQCVTRYSKANNKYLKNYDTTKEDNYLLYIDANNLYGWALSQKLPYKDLLFIDSNIRSLEEWEEIIKHYDENDDDIGYIFEVDLEYPKELHDKHKDFPLAPEHYNKRLCTTLFDKKNYVIHVRNLKYYLEKGMISKSFNRVIEFKQSNFMKEYIDFNTNMRTKSKSDFEKDFYKLMNNAVFRKTMENVRNRIEVKLGDEESSYKFSKKSNFKGFKIFDKDCVATHFYKQKVKFNKPIYIGFSDLDLSKLLMYQFYYDKIKKYDPDLNLLYMDTDSFFL